The Juglans microcarpa x Juglans regia isolate MS1-56 chromosome 2S, Jm3101_v1.0, whole genome shotgun sequence genome has a window encoding:
- the LOC121253711 gene encoding LOW QUALITY PROTEIN: pectinesterase/pectinesterase inhibitor PPE8B-like (The sequence of the model RefSeq protein was modified relative to this genomic sequence to represent the inferred CDS: inserted 1 base in 1 codon), with translation MAPSVAIKLLRTLLMLLVLCMCTTLAASSQTDLSQWEFLKVPSSEFVDSVKNTIDAVQEVTSIFSPFVNAFGDFRLSNAVADCLDLLDLSVDHLSWSVSAIENPEGKNNSTGDMNSDLKTWLSAALVNQDTCNEGLEGTNSIVKELVGGGLNQVTSLVQQLLNMVHPPISKSPGRKLKASKGQFPSWVKSEERKLLEASNGIKVDAIVAADGSGNYTNVMDAVLEAPDYSLSRYVIYIKXGVYKENVEIKKKKWNLMMIGDGMNATVISGNRNYVDLWSTYRTATFAVSGRGFIARDITFENTAGPEKHQAVALRSDSDLSVFFRCGMRGYQDTLYTHTMRQFYRECRISGTVDFMFGDGTVVFQNCQILAKKGLPNQKNTITAQGRKDPSQPTGFSIQFCNISADSDLVASVNSTATYLGRPWKRYSRTIIMQSYMSNAVRPEGWLEWNASMHLDTLYYGEFMNYGPGATQGSRVKWPGFHVFNQSSQANNFTVNQFIDGNLWLPSTGVRYTAGLGV, from the exons ATGGCTCCTTCAGTTGCCATAAAACTTCTAAGAACCTTGCTGATGCTCCTTGTCCTGTGTATGTGCACCACGCTTGCTGCCAGCTCTCAGACAGATCTCTCACAGTGGGAGTTCTTAAAGGTGCCCTCGTCCGAATTCGTCGACTCTGTGAAGAACACCATCGACGCTGTACAAGAGGTGacctccattttctctccctttGTCAATGCTTTTGGCGATTTCCGCCTTTCCAATGCTGTTGCCGACTGTCTTGATTTGCTCGACTTATCCGTCGACCATTTGAGTTGGTCTGTCTCTGCTATCGAGAATCCGGAAG GTAAGAATAATAGCACTGGAGATATGAATTCAGATTTGAAGACTTGGTTGAGCGCTGCATTGGTTAACCAGGACACATGCAATGAAGGATTGGAAGGCACCAATAGCATTGTGAAAGAATTGGTGGGCGGTGGCCTTAACCAAGTGACCTCTTTAGTGCAGCaacttcttaacatggtgcACCCGCCAATTTCCAAAAGCCCCGGGCGTAAGCTCAAAGCAAGCAAAGGCCAATTTCCTTCATGGGTAAAATCCGAGGAGCGGAAACTCCTTGAAGCTTCAAATGGGATAAAGGTTGATGCTATAGTAGCTGCAGATGGGAGTGGGAATTACACAAACGTGATGGATGCGGTCTTAGAAGCTCCTGATTATAGCCTAAGCCGCTATGTTATCTACATCA AGGGCGTGTATAAAGAGAATGTGgagatcaagaagaagaaatggaaccTGATGATGATTGGAGATGGTATGAATGCCACTGTCATTTCCGGTAATCGGAATTATGTTGATCTTTGGTCCACATATCGGACCGCAACATTCG CTGTCAGTGGCAGAGGGTTCATAGCGAGAGACATCACATTCGAGAACACAGCAGGGCCAGAGAAGCACCAGGCAGTCGCGCTGAGATCCGACTCAGACCTATCTGTGTTCTTCCGGTGCGGCATGAGGGGATACCAGGACACCCTCTACACGCACACAATGCGCCAGTTTTACAGAGAATGCCGCATCAGTGGCACCGTCGATTTCATGTTCGGCGACGGCACCGTGGTCTTTCAAAACTGCCAAATTCTGGCCAAAAAAGGTCTGCCAAATCAAAAGAACACCATAACAGCTCAGGGTCGCAAAGACCCATCACAACCAACAGGCTTCTCCATCCAATTCTGCAACATTTCTGCAGATTCAGATCTCGTAGCCTCAGTTAACTCCACGGCCACGTACCTGGGTAGACCCTGGAAACGGTACTCACGCACCATTATCATGCAATCGTACATGAGCAATGCCGTGAGGCCTGAAGGGTGGCTTGAGTGGAATGCTAGTATGCATTTGGATACATTGTACTATGGTGAATTCATGAACTACGGTCCGGGAGCAACACAAGGTAGCCGCGTGAAGTGGCCAGGCTTTCACGTGTTTAACCAATCCAGTCAGGCTAATAATTTTACGGTGAATCAATTCATTGATGGGAATTTGTGGTTGCCTTCTACTGGTGTCAGATACACGGCGGGGTTGGgtgtttaa